The following proteins are co-located in the Triplophysa dalaica isolate WHDGS20190420 chromosome 2, ASM1584641v1, whole genome shotgun sequence genome:
- the LOC130414620 gene encoding interferon-induced protein 44-like — protein sequence MAGAESVQPVPEINPPPPREYDQPWRSTPWGKREDLRKELRGFQLSNPNIKHVRILLASEGGAGKLSFINSINSAFQGRVTSDALVDDTSGTKTYYIRGKEHTDVLPFVFNDFMGLEDGESHCAHIEDVVKALRGLLTEGCKLNPTPVSAEDTAYRSDPAPQDQTYCLVYIIAAEKVSFMNPDHIKKMKSIRKSASGLDIPQVIIMTRVDEACPLVNKTLRKIYTSKKIKEKMQECSNVLGVPMNHIFPVKNYHEEIDTDNDTDVLILTALTQIVQTANDKLVRSLSCDVKNRVSGSKRLLVIKTTTTTSITIIEQHLLVTRGNKIE from the exons ATGGCAGGAGCAGAATCAGTCCAGCCAGTTCCAGAGATAAATCCCCCGCCCCCACGAG AATATGATCAACCATGGAGGAGTACACCCTGGGg aaaaagagaagaTTTGAGGAAAGAGCTGAGAGGGTTCCAGTTGAGCAATCCCAATATTAAACATGTCAGGATCTTGTTAGCTAGCGAAGGCGGAGCAGGAAAGTTGAGCTTCATCAATTCAATCAATAGTGCATTCCAAGGAAGAGTCACCAGTGATGCCCTTGTTGATGATACATCTGGAACAAAAACA TACTATATCAGAGGTAAAGAGCATACAGATGTTCTGCCATTCGTCTTCAATGACTTTATGGGACTAGAGGATGGAGAATCACATTGTGCACATATAGAGGACGTTGTCAAAGCTCTTCGGGGCCTCCTTACAGAAGGATGCAAA TTAAATCCAACTCCTGTTTCTGCTGAAGATACGGCCTACAGAAGTGATCCAGCTCCTCAAGATCAGACATATTGCCTTGTGTACATAATAGCAGCTGAAAAAGTATCTTTCATGAATCCGGATCACATTAAAAAGATGAAGAGTATTAGGAAGAGTGCCAGTGGACTGG ATATTCCTCAAGTGATCATCATGACAAGGGTGGATGAAGCATGTCCGCTGGTCAACAAAACATTAAGGAAAATCTACACCAGCAAGAAGATCAAGGAGAAG atGCAGGAATGCAGTAACGTCCTAGGTGTCCCTATGAACCACATCTTTCCTGTAAAGAACTACCATGAGGAAATTGACACAGATAATGACACTGATGTCTTGATTCTGACGGCGCTTACACAGATTGTACAAACAGCAAATGATAAATTGGTCCGCTCGTTAAGTTGTGATGTAAAGAATAGAGTTTCTGGGTCCAAGCGTTTACTTGTTATTAAGACTACCACCACTACCAGTATAACCATTATTGAGCAACATTTATTAGTGACGAGAGGTAACAAGATAGAATGA
- the LOC130407367 gene encoding interferon-induced protein 44-like, translated as MGGSESKPVEPAAPTYNPEFDKPWRNFNWNQKSELKKHLEEFSLSNPDVRHIKILVAGPIGAGKSSFINSVNNVFQGRITADAPVNSSSGDGRSFTTTLKGHHISRGKIPLVFVDIMGLEPDTMAGSQPEDIIKAVYGHVKDGYKFDKSKPLSPKDQHYTSDPSLSDQAFCLVYVIPANTVNMTDDKLIDKLKIVRHRISEDGIPQVIVMTKVDEACPLVHKDLKKIYYSKKIKEKMQVCHDKLGVPMCNIFPVKNYHEEIDIDDNVDVLILKALDQIIQIADDRLFNSSDTV; from the exons atgggAGGATCAGAGTCAAAGCCCGTAGAACCTGCAGCACCAACATATAACCCAG AATTTGATAAACCATGGAGGAACTTTAATTGGAA TCAGAAATCAGAACTGAAAAAGCATCTAGAAGAATTCAGTCTGAGTAATCCAGATGTGAGGCACATCAAGATTCTGGTTGCTGGACCAATAGGAGCAGGAAAGTCCAGCTTCATCAACTCTGTCAATAATGTCTTTCAAGGACGAATCACTGCTGACGCGCCAGTTAATTCATCTTCTGGCGATGGTAGAAGTTTCACTACTACA CTTAAAGGACATCACATCAGTCGTGGAAAAATCCCGTTAGTCTTTGTTGATATAATGGGTTTAGAACCTGATACAATGGCCGGGTCACAACCAGAGGACATCATCAAGGCTGTATATGGCCATGTGAAGGACGGATATAAA TTTGATAAGTCAAAGCCACTCTCTCCTAAGGATCAACATTATACCAGTGACCCCAGTCTCTCTGACCAGGCTTTCTGTCTGGTTTACGTCATACCTGCTAATACAGTCAACATGACAGATGACAAACTCATTGACAAGTTGAAGATCGTCCGTCACAGAATCAGTGAAGATG GGATTCCTCAAGTGATTGTTATGACCAAAGTGGATGAAGCATGTCCACTGGTACACAAAGATCTAAAGAAGATCTACTACAGCAAGAAGATCAAAGAAAAG ATGCAGGTATGCCATGACAAACTGGGTGTGCCGATGTGCAACATCTTCCCAGTGAAGAACTATCATGAAGAGATCGACATTGATGATAATGTTGATGTTCTGATTTTGAAAGCTCTGGATCAGATCATCCAGATTGCTGATGATAGATTGTTTAATAGCAGTGATACGGTGTAA